Proteins co-encoded in one Marmota flaviventris isolate mMarFla1 chromosome 9, mMarFla1.hap1, whole genome shotgun sequence genomic window:
- the LOC114078777 gene encoding olfactory receptor 10T2-like, whose amino-acid sequence MGNHTAVNTFLLWGFSSFPNLQNLLFVVIFSSHVTILLANVSIMVAIKLSHNLHTPMYFFLFGLSFSETCTTMVIIPRMLVDLLSESKTISLRECATQMFFFFGLGGNNCFILSAMSYDRYTAIHNPLHYPILMTRNFCFQLMMTSCMVGFLVSLCITIIIFNFSFCDSYTIQHFFCDILPVASLACDYNSYHAMAIFMLSAFMLVGSFILILISYIFILSTVLKMPSTKGRYKAFSTCSSHLTVVSIHYGFACYIYLRPKNISSFHEDMLMAVTYTVLTPLLNPIVYSLRNKEMQIALRKVLGSGNRFISQMINKRALNI is encoded by the coding sequence ATGGGCAATCACACAGCAGTAAACACATTCCTTCTGTGGGGATTTTCCAGTTTCCCAAACCTGCAGAATCTCCTCTTTGTAGTGATTTTCTCCTCCCATGTAACCATCCTACTTGCAAATGTGTCCATAATGGTGGCCATCAAGCTCAGTCAcaacctccacacccccatgtactttttcctctttggtcTGTCCTTTTCAGAAACCTGTACCACGATGGTGATCATCCCCCGCATGCTAGTGGACTTGCTCTCAGAGAGCAAGACCATCTCCCTTCGGGAGTGTGCCACCcagatgtttttcttctttggcttGGGAGGCAATAACTGCTTCATTTTGTCTGCCATGTCCTATGACCGTTACACTGCCATCCACAACCCACTTCATTATCCCATCCTGATGACAAGAAATTTCTGCTTCCAGCTCATGATGACTTCTTGTATGGTTGGATTCTTGGTTTCTCTGTGCATCACCATCATTATATTCAACTTCTCTTTTTGTGACTCTTACACCATCCAGCACTTCTTCTGTGACATCTTACCCGTGGCCAGCCTTGCTTGTGATTACAATTCCTATCATGCAATGGCTATTTTTATGCTCTCTGCCTTCATGTTGGTGGgcagctttattttaattttgatatccTACATCTTCATTTTGTCCACAGTTTTGAAAATGCCTTCTACAAAGGGGAGGTATAAGGCCTTCTCGACTTGTTCCTCTCACCTCACTGTGGTGTCCATTCACTATGGATTTGCTTGTTATATCTACCTTAGACCAAAAAACATCAGCTCCTTCCATGAAGACATGCTGATGGCCGTGACATACACAGTGCTGACACCTCTGCTGAACCCCATCGTCTACAGTCTAAGGAACAAAGAAATGCAGATAGCCCTTAGGAAAGTACTAGGCAGTGGCAATAGGTTTATTTCTCAGATGATAAATAAAAGAGCCctgaacatttaa